A genomic stretch from Clavelina lepadiformis chromosome 5, kaClaLepa1.1, whole genome shotgun sequence includes:
- the LOC143460091 gene encoding free fatty acid receptor 4-like, whose product MASECSYVKIWNGKKNVSVFTWFMALEKLSEIEESVEIALLYVIFISAILVNSSILFITLASKSLRNATRHHYIAALSLEYTGFVCISPILAVSRKAETWNMGSLLCKLSIYLFSIAGSLSTCLLALESYDRYTYIMDFMRHSKKKFEMHHKTKTVLSIIFVITICSIFYIPMLLYFNVYDVVDTNCTNLRNYSNYENKIKICTVSWPTYAASAGWFALTILGAYLLPLTAVALNSLKMVNMIKRVGNKVHTRRFKSPAGKRFAKVQLRVIQVSVVMTVLFILMWTPIFAVLTIIQATDNIMTSTTFFWIFLMTMANTVINPLVYGLMNKKFNKAAKQEVRRLKEWFAIKLNTKKIFPLTHTMKTKSKQHKINRISTIMGASVKVVVTPPDL is encoded by the exons ATGGCATCTGAGTGTTCATATGTCAAGATCTGGAATGGGAAGAAAAATGTTTCCGTTTTTACATGGTTTATGGCATTGGAGAAATTAAGTGAAATAGAAGAATCTGTAGAAATTGCTTTGTTGTATGTGATTTTCATTTCAGCAATACTGGTCAattcaagtattttgtttattacattAGCAAGCAAAAGCCTACGAAATGCCACAAGACATCATTACATAG CTGCTTTGTCGTTGGAATACACTGGATTCGTGTGCATTTCACCAATCTTAGCAGTTAGCCGCAAAGCAGAGACATGGAATATGGGTTCACTCTTATGCAAACTGTCAATATACCTTTTCTCCATAGCTGGATCACTATCTACTTGTTTACTTGCATTGGAAAGTTATGACAG GTACACATACATAATGGACTTTATGAGGCACagcaagaaaaaatttgagaTGCACCATAAAACAAAGACAGTACTATCTATCATATTTGTTATCACAATTTGTTCCATATTTTATATTCCTATGCTGTTGTATTTCAACGTTTATGATGTTGTTGATACAAACTGCACTAACCTAAGGAACTactcaaattatgaaaataag ATTAAAATATGCACTGTCAGTTGGCCTACGTATGCTGCTTCAGCAGGATGGTTTGCTTTGACAATCTTGGGTGCTTATTTGCTTCCACTGACAGCAGTTGCACTCAACTCATTAAAAATGGTGAATATGATCAAAAGGGTTGGAAATAAGGTTCATACAAGAAGATTTAAATCACCTGCAG GAAAAAGATTTGCAAAAGTGCAGCTGCGAGTTATTCAAGTATCTGTGGTTATGACAGTGCTATTTATCTTGATGTGGACTCCAATATTTGCAGTGCTCACTATCATACAAGCCACAGAT AATATCATGACatcaacaacatttttttggatCTTCCTAATGACGATGGCAAACACTGTAATCAACCCACTTGTATATGGACTGatgaacaaaaagtttaacaaagcTGCTAAACAGGAAGTAAGAAGATTAAAGGAATGGTTTGCAATTAAATtgaacacaaaaaaaatttttccgCTAACTCACACTATGAAAACCAAAAGTAAACAGCACAAAATTAACCGCATATCTACCATAATGGGAGCCTCAGTGAAAGTTGTAGTGACACCACCTGATTTATAG